The DNA region CCAGGACAAGGCCAAACAGAGTAATGCAGGCTGCAATTGTTGTACAAACAACCACAGTGGtgtttctttttccctttcctCTCCTACCAACCCAATCCGAATCCGATGCCGAAATTCGAAGATGTAAATCTCTTCCAGTCTTACTATTAGATGCAAGTTGTTCTAGATTGTAGATGTCTGCTTCCCAGATCAAGCACCCATTATCATAAGCAAAAGCGTTGCAAGAACAGTTGCTTAAACAAGCTAATTCACATTCTTCCAATGTGTCCACTGCTAAAGACTTTGAGCTCACTTGGAAGCCTATGTTTGGTAGCAGAAGAAACTCATCCTTCTCTCCACCATCGCACTGTAAAGAAACTCTTCTCCCACATCCTTCTGTATGATCTCCCAGCGCCCAATCCTTTGTTATTTTTGGTTCAAATCCTTCTAAGCAATCACAAAGATAATCTTTCTGCTGATTGCAGATACTGTTAGGTCCACAGAAAGCATAAACCTCACATTGTTGCGTCGGTCGAGCCCAGAGCGGTCTCCACCCGTCAAAATTACTTCTCCATACAAACTGATTGTACTGTCCGGAGGCATTAAGCACAAATCTAGTCAAAGTATTGGGAATGGCAGATTCGTAAGTAAGATAGCTCTCATTCTCGTTCGAAACAAATGTGACATTTTTAACGTAAGGATTCGTCTGAATTTCAGGAACTTGGGTGAAAATCTTTCCCGTCCACTCCCCACTTGTCCAGTACTGTTTAGAGTCATTCCACAGTAAGAAATGAGTGTTCCCCTTTTGGTCTGGTTGAAGAGAAAAAAGCGAAGGCGCTGGATCTTCCGGGTTCCTCCAAGAAACTAGAATTTGTCTTTCCTTTGTAAGTTTATTGTACCCAACCTTCGAACCAGGGATCCAGTGATCAGTTGGGTAATCAAAACTCTGCCACAATACACCACCAGACCAATCCAATGCATTTCTTAGAACAAAGTTCGCATTATCAAAAAGCTGCGCTGTAGTAGAATTGACAGAGCTGGAGGTCAAATTTGTAGACCATATTGTAGCTCCACTCTGGTTGAGTAGCACCAAGTTCCCATCTTCCAAGAGTTTAAATACTGAAGATGAAGGATCCGAGATGGGCGTTTTTCTATTTGCAACCCAAACCACTGTTTTATCTGGAAATGACTTGTACCATATGCCAATATAGTAGTTGTGAGAGTTACCCGGAGTGAAGAAACCCAGTTCAAATATTCCGCCGGCAGAGATTAACGTCTGGTTTCCTGAAAGAGACTGGCCTGGTGATATTGTATCGGATCCTTGAGAGAAATGAAATTGGAAAAATAGGAACAAGAGAAGCATTAAACACACCGAAAACCATGTTTTCTTGCTTACTGCAACCATCTTGTAGCAGCGAGCTAAATTGGCTTCAGTTTTATGCGTACaattgtatattataatttagttgTCTATGAATCttagatatatattatactcTTTCCAATTGAAATATGACTTGTCAGAAAAATATTCCCTATCATTCTCAAGCAATATGCTTCTTAAAGTCTTCTCTTATAATGCTTGATTAAACGTTGAGTCTCAATTGTTGACTTTAATTCTCTCTGGAGTGTGAGAAGAGAAAGATACTGGCTCACTGGCTCTACCATATTCATGTATAATTAGTGGTACAACTTTGAACCACCGAATTGGAAATAATTGATTGCTTTTTTTTCTGtcatattttaatcatatataaccCCATCACTGATCTATAGATCCTATAAAGAAAACAagtctattttattttaagaactTAAAATGTCTATATCATTTTCAAGGATATCAGCTTAAGcttttcatattataaaaactttcaTTAGGATTCGGCCGTAGATATTTCACGAGGCAAAGTTATTAAACGTGATAAAGATAGTTATTTctctatttgattatttaatttagaattgaTCTCTTATGTGGTTGGTGAAGTCCTCCTCCTCCATTCATGTAAGACCGATCTTGTAGTCCAAGTTTGCGATTGATGACTTTGACTCAATAGGTTAATAAGAACCCCAGCCTAGCCACATAtaagaaatgatgaaaaaacctataatgatatataataataataaaataagtcaATTATTCAATATTCAATGGACCTTCAAATCTTCAACTGAAACTTCTTGCTACAAGTTGCATATATGTAATAAGAAAGAGATTGTCGGCAAGGAAACCACTTCCTCTGACGGACAACTGTTTTTAGATCACTCAACCTTTCACACAAGCCACATATTCAAACGCTTAATCttctctatttaaaaattttgacagcGTAATAAAAGACTTAATCTTTCTAcatgttttcttcattttaagTGTTAGAAAATGAATTAAGCgaaaagaaactgaaaaatgCACACAGACCACGACAGATTTTTCTGGTTTGGTTAATAATTTCAATGGCTACAGTTGGTATTAGGTTTTTCATTAGCCCTATCCCCTTAACCTTGGGTTGCAGAGGCTACACCCCCGATGACCCCCGCAACCCTGTAAACATGTCCATTAAGCATGATTATATACCACACTCCAAACAATGTCCCACTTGGAGAGTGATCTTCAAGAAACGTTGACATACTCTTATACCTTTGCTACTTCATTGGAACCCAATAATCTCCTAATGCAGTGTCTGTACATCACTAACCATGGAAGCTAGCTGAGGCAATGCATAGCCTTAACTTATCAGTGGCGACAATCTTGGCCAACATATGTGTTGGGTTCCTTATGAATCTTCCTCAATGACAATATTCTATCATTTACCAACTTATgaatttgatgatatatcaatttaaaattttttaatcttatatgaAATTGAATACTTAGTAAGATGAATATTGTTTTGACTGTCGTAAAAAAGTATATTGCTGTATTGTATCTTACCtaactttttaaaaacattCTTTAATTAAATCATCTTTTTACTAGCTTTTGAAATACTCATATGTTCTACTTTAATGGTTGAAAGAGACATTCAACTCACATTAGTACCATCCAaagtaaaaacataatttataatacttTTTGGACTATTGAAAATATCACCACTTGAATTTGCATTAGAAAAACCTTGTAAAATGACACTACTCTTTCTGAAACAAAGTATCATACCTTAGGTGCCTTAAAAGCATATGAAAAGTCACGTTACAATTTTCTAGTTCTCCCTTCCTAGATCTAATATGTATCTACTAATAACACCCACTACATGTACTATGTCCGGCCTAATACACTCCATGACGTACATCTACCTTCCAAATCCTGAAACATATGTTATTCTGTATATGTTTATTCTCCTCTTAGTTGCTGTAGTGACTGCTCCTTAGAGACATTAACGTGACTACCCATAGGAGTG from Mangifera indica cultivar Alphonso chromosome 8, CATAS_Mindica_2.1, whole genome shotgun sequence includes:
- the LOC123224400 gene encoding G-type lectin S-receptor-like serine/threonine-protein kinase At2g19130, translated to MVAVSKKTWFSVCLMLLLFLFFQFHFSQGSDTISPGQSLSGNQTLISAGGIFELGFFTPGNSHNYYIGIWYKSFPDKTVVWVANRKTPISDPSSSVFKLLEDGNLVLLNQSGATIWSTNLTSSSVNSTTAQLFDNANFVLRNALDWSGGVLWQSFDYPTDHWIPGSKVGYNKLTKERQILVSWRNPEDPAPSLFSLQPDQKGNTHFLLWNDSKQYWTSGEWTGKIFTQVPEIQTNPYVKNVTFVSNENESYLTYESAIPNTLTRFVLNASGQYNQFVWRSNFDGWRPLWARPTQQCEVYAFCGPNSICNQQKDYLCDCLEGFEPKITKDWALGDHTEGCGRRVSLQCDGGEKDEFLLLPNIGFQVSSKSLAVDTLEECELACLSNCSCNAFAYDNGCLIWEADIYNLEQLASNSKTGRDLHLRISASDSDWVGRRGKGKRNTTVVVCTTIAACITLFGLVLVILWKRSSASAGSFKMVDSLVLFKYKDLRRATKNFSAKLGEGGFGSVFRGTLPNSTVIAVKELKRLNQSEKQFRAEVKTIGMIQHKNLVRLYGFCAKASKRSLVYEYMPNGSLETLLFPKNPKILDWQSRYRIAIGTARGLAYLHEECRDCIIHCDIKPDNILLDAEYNPKVADFGLAKLFGREFSRVLTTMRGTRGYLAPEWMSGEAITPKADVFSYGMLLLEIISGRRNSESSEGGFENYFPLRVANAVNKGENVVMLLDDRLEGNAILEELIRACKVACWCIQNDEKDRPNMGQVVQILENFSEVGIPPIPRFLQHLQDDASKVVVHQETTSRSDLQA